A genomic stretch from Candidatus Thiothrix anitrata includes:
- a CDS encoding CRISPR-associated endonuclease Cas1, producing MRKPLYLDIAQAKTVSLEAVALRVIAHEQAEHFYPLRRISRVIVTGKVRWETDALLACLEYGIPVAFRGRDGHLIGHCLNDRSSQVSLETLLTSCADSSEGDRLYQQWRVHEESQWVRRIGKAYRQIFHNAVAHGVMPYIEPQLQQALPCPIRQFDGQLQAPIASHVVEILEAYGFSDNIQLPITRRVHLSRDLERLLLLEAYWLVARGDAPLLFADRGLRYSVVHFYESHQQHFEERARIALNRLWRLLKHQEAD from the coding sequence ATGCGTAAACCTTTATATCTAGACATTGCCCAAGCCAAAACCGTGAGTTTGGAGGCGGTTGCGTTACGTGTTATTGCACACGAGCAAGCAGAACATTTCTACCCCTTGCGGCGCATTTCACGGGTTATCGTCACCGGTAAAGTGCGCTGGGAAACCGATGCGCTGCTAGCTTGTTTGGAATACGGCATTCCGGTGGCGTTTCGGGGGCGCGATGGGCATTTGATCGGGCATTGCCTGAATGATCGCAGCAGCCAAGTTTCCTTGGAAACCTTACTGACCAGTTGTGCCGATAGCTCCGAAGGTGATCGCCTGTATCAGCAATGGCGGGTACATGAAGAAAGCCAATGGGTGCGGCGCATTGGCAAGGCTTACCGACAAATTTTTCACAACGCTGTAGCGCACGGCGTTATGCCTTATATTGAGCCACAGTTACAGCAAGCCCTTCCCTGTCCTATTCGACAATTTGATGGGCAATTACAAGCACCCATCGCTAGTCATGTGGTGGAAATTCTCGAAGCCTATGGGTTCAGTGACAATATTCAGCTTCCCATTACTCGCCGAGTGCATTTGTCACGTGATCTCGAACGTTTGTTGCTATTAGAGGCTTATTGGTTAGTTGCACGGGGGGATGCGCCGCTGCTCTTTGCTGACAGAGGGTTACGCTATAGCGTGGTACATTTTTACGAAAGCCACCAACAGCATTTTGAAGAGCGTGCTCGCATTGCACTCAATCGCTTGTGGCGTTTACTCAAACACCAAGAAGCTGATTAG
- a CDS encoding helix-turn-helix domain-containing protein, whose translation MQKRLNTEKAREAIEKAGLTQTAIAEKLDVSREAVSQWLSDKSFPRPNKLLQLGKLLNLGFAELVIKNDPFAPKIAFRKMKGTKTKDHHIEKAQEMGRFLRQLVPYLPFDTLQMPPVLKSPSCDYEYLRKVTTKVRKDINLGATDNIDFKHLIRRFSELQAVVVPVLWGSKQRHENAVHIFLPDSQSTWVYLNLDTNIHDFKFWMAHELGHCLSPSLAGDEAEDFADAFAANLLYPHELAASAYDSINRQRTAATKINHVIELADQLVISPYTVLGQVNKYAVAVGKSEIGLGKTFPGAVTNFNKKYKNLSETLFGDVTLDEQQKPSARDYISKSEEVFETPFFELLRKYLRQHNKGSGFIQTVLDMPLLDARSIYAELT comes from the coding sequence ATGCAAAAAAGACTAAATACCGAAAAGGCTCGTGAGGCAATCGAGAAGGCGGGACTCACCCAAACCGCAATTGCCGAGAAGCTGGATGTATCCAGAGAGGCCGTTTCGCAATGGCTAAGCGACAAGTCTTTTCCTCGCCCTAACAAACTGCTGCAACTCGGCAAGCTGCTGAATCTGGGGTTTGCTGAACTGGTTATCAAGAACGATCCCTTCGCGCCTAAAATTGCTTTCCGCAAGATGAAGGGCACTAAAACCAAAGATCACCATATCGAAAAAGCCCAGGAAATGGGGCGATTTCTGCGTCAGTTGGTTCCCTATTTGCCGTTTGATACGTTGCAGATGCCGCCCGTACTCAAATCACCCAGTTGTGATTATGAATACCTGCGTAAGGTAACAACCAAGGTTCGGAAAGACATCAACCTTGGGGCAACAGATAATATTGATTTCAAACACCTTATTCGCCGTTTTAGTGAATTGCAAGCGGTTGTTGTACCTGTACTTTGGGGCAGCAAACAACGCCATGAAAATGCAGTGCATATTTTCCTGCCGGATTCCCAAAGCACGTGGGTATACCTGAATCTGGACACCAATATCCACGACTTCAAATTCTGGATGGCACATGAACTGGGTCACTGCCTGTCACCCAGTCTGGCGGGTGATGAGGCAGAAGATTTTGCAGATGCTTTTGCCGCCAACCTGCTATACCCTCATGAGCTGGCTGCTAGTGCCTATGACTCAATTAACCGTCAACGTACCGCTGCTACAAAGATTAATCATGTCATTGAGCTGGCGGATCAACTGGTTATTTCACCCTATACAGTACTCGGTCAGGTTAACAAGTATGCAGTTGCGGTAGGTAAGTCAGAAATCGGGCTTGGCAAAACCTTTCCCGGTGCAGTGACGAATTTCAACAAGAAATACAAAAACCTTAGTGAAACCCTGTTTGGTGATGTCACACTGGATGAGCAGCAAAAGCCCAGCGCACGCGACTATATCAGCAAGTCAGAAGAGGTTTTTGAAACCCCGTTTTTTGAGCTGCTAAGAAAATATTTACGTCAACACAATAAAGGTTCGGGCTTCATACAAACGGTACTGGATATGCCATTACTGGATGCTCGGAGTATTTATGCCGAGCTGACCTGA
- a CDS encoding methylated-DNA--[protein]-cysteine S-methyltransferase: MNTCVETWESPIGTLHIAATDYALCALAFDSNWQRIRATLGNFKVQSNALTQAAINQLQAYFAGTRRCFALPLELHGTDFQLRTWQALREIPYGKTLSYSEQAQMIGQPQAVRAIGHTNGLNPVSIIVPCHRVIAKSGKLAGYAGGLTAKEYLLALEANTQPRSIAPHNVRITQ; encoded by the coding sequence ATGAACACCTGTGTTGAAACTTGGGAATCACCCATCGGGACATTACACATTGCCGCCACCGACTACGCGCTGTGTGCCTTGGCTTTCGACAGCAATTGGCAACGCATCCGCGCCACCTTGGGTAACTTCAAAGTACAAAGCAATGCCCTAACCCAAGCCGCCATCAATCAATTACAAGCCTATTTTGCCGGAACACGCCGCTGCTTCGCCCTACCGCTGGAACTGCACGGCACCGATTTTCAACTGCGCACTTGGCAAGCCCTGCGTGAGATTCCCTACGGCAAAACCCTAAGCTACTCCGAACAAGCGCAAATGATCGGGCAACCGCAAGCGGTGCGTGCCATCGGACATACCAACGGCTTAAATCCTGTCAGCATTATCGTGCCTTGCCATCGGGTGATTGCAAAATCGGGTAAGCTTGCCGGGTACGCTGGCGGATTGACAGCGAAGGAATATTTATTGGCATTGGAAGCTAATACCCAACCACGTTCGATTGCACCACACAACGTGCGTATAACTCAGTAA
- a CDS encoding PIN domain-containing protein has translation MPQSKILVDTNAYLRLARNIRPLLFMPFGDNDYCLYILPELNQELTSHKLRSKFHWVTEEEFAENRKHFPSIGKKQNKAIKQTLEYLWDHVQTELPGPSKVDTLYIAYAIELGIPVVTDDQDMTALAAAFDAKVMPTLELLKIMLDCGHTDMKTINGLCDYWRYISDLPANFHRDFKRLFPEQ, from the coding sequence ATGCCACAAAGCAAGATTTTGGTTGATACTAATGCCTATCTCAGGTTGGCGCGGAATATTCGTCCTTTGCTGTTCATGCCCTTCGGGGACAATGACTACTGCTTGTATATCCTGCCGGAACTCAATCAGGAACTGACCAGCCACAAGCTACGCAGCAAGTTTCATTGGGTAACGGAAGAGGAGTTTGCAGAAAACCGTAAGCATTTCCCCTCCATCGGCAAAAAGCAGAACAAGGCCATCAAGCAAACACTTGAATACCTGTGGGATCATGTGCAAACGGAACTACCCGGCCCGTCAAAAGTGGATACGCTGTACATCGCCTATGCCATTGAACTTGGCATACCCGTTGTTACCGACGATCAGGACATGACAGCACTGGCAGCAGCCTTTGACGCAAAGGTGATGCCTACCTTGGAGCTGCTGAAAATCATGCTGGATTGTGGTCATACCGACATGAAAACGATTAACGGTCTTTGTGATTACTGGCGTTACATTTCCGATCTGCCTGCCAACTTTCACAGGGATTTCAAACGCCTGTTTCCCGAACAATAA
- a CDS encoding CRISPR-associated endonuclease Cas2 yields MAEAARILYLAAYDISDQGRLRAALHCVRAYATGGQKSVHEVWLTPAEKGQLLGDMGYILEEDTDSFLLIRLDARQTVHTLGLGVAPIDPDWFYLG; encoded by the coding sequence ATGGCTGAAGCTGCACGCATTTTATACCTTGCTGCTTATGACATTAGTGATCAGGGGCGATTACGTGCCGCACTGCATTGTGTACGGGCTTATGCGACAGGTGGGCAAAAATCGGTACATGAGGTCTGGCTGACACCCGCAGAGAAAGGGCAGCTACTAGGGGATATGGGCTACATCCTTGAGGAGGACACCGACAGTTTTCTGCTCATTCGCCTCGATGCGCGGCAAACGGTACACACACTAGGGCTAGGTGTCGCGCCTATTGACCCAGATTGGTTTTATTTGGGGTAA
- the csx16 gene encoding CRISPR-associated protein Csx16: protein MTTYFISRHPGAAAWAEAEGFHVDERLAHFDVNSVQLGDRVLGTLPINLVAEVNARGGTYFHLTLELPAEARGKELTADDMRNFGARLEGFAAQRTGT from the coding sequence ATGACCACTTACTTCATTTCCCGCCATCCCGGAGCGGCTGCTTGGGCAGAGGCGGAAGGCTTTCATGTTGATGAGCGATTGGCGCATTTTGACGTGAATAGCGTGCAACTGGGTGACAGGGTTCTCGGCACATTGCCGATCAATCTGGTGGCGGAAGTGAATGCTCGTGGCGGCACGTATTTTCACCTGACGTTGGAACTGCCAGCCGAAGCACGCGGGAAGGAACTCACAGCGGATGATATGCGTAACTTCGGGGCACGGCTGGAAGGTTTCGCGGCACAAAGGACTGGCACATGA
- a CDS encoding Card1-like endonuclease domain-containing protein, giving the protein MNIHICLVSQQLLANYIPIRMKKPDQVHLVSSHEMQRNGMTKRFQRMLQTRNIETFTYENIPDSNIAAIHEYALELLQNIKAATPNAHMTLNITGGNKLMMLGMLDIFRGDVQSIIYTDTANNTIECLHDNTNEPLLSILTIPEYLLAYGATYRGAASDDLDWLNRIGRRKTVSKYLATHAQELSGLIGALNMLANNALSENGETLENPQQELNNSPGRQWREALHKLTESAVFMWDNGKTITFSDAESARYVGGIWLEEYVYHIARDAQPDDIRNSVEITWDNSKNTRNELDVLLTYNNRMLVIECKTLRLGRDFQKDTDILYKIDSLGDDLRGLFGQTWLVSAREPTPQMQDRAKDRNIRIIHPVQLKNLRQEIQQWMQAY; this is encoded by the coding sequence ATGAACATCCATATCTGCCTCGTTTCCCAACAATTGTTGGCAAATTATATTCCTATCCGCATGAAAAAACCTGATCAAGTGCATCTGGTCAGTTCTCATGAAATGCAGCGTAACGGTATGACCAAACGTTTCCAGCGTATGTTGCAGACTCGAAATATTGAAACCTTTACTTATGAGAATATCCCGGACTCCAATATTGCAGCCATTCATGAATATGCATTGGAGTTACTACAAAACATCAAGGCGGCGACCCCTAACGCTCACATGACACTCAATATCACTGGGGGTAATAAACTGATGATGTTGGGCATGTTGGATATTTTTCGCGGTGATGTGCAGAGTATTATTTACACCGATACTGCCAATAATACGATTGAGTGCTTGCACGACAATACTAATGAACCATTATTGTCGATATTGACGATTCCCGAATACTTGTTGGCGTATGGTGCAACTTATCGTGGAGCTGCTTCTGATGATCTAGATTGGTTGAACCGCATTGGACGACGCAAAACGGTCAGTAAATACCTAGCAACTCACGCCCAGGAACTGTCAGGCTTGATTGGCGCATTAAATATGCTGGCGAACAATGCCTTATCTGAGAATGGTGAGACACTTGAAAACCCGCAGCAGGAATTAAACAATTCCCCCGGCAGACAGTGGCGCGAAGCACTGCACAAGTTGACGGAAAGTGCCGTTTTTATGTGGGATAACGGTAAAACGATTACTTTCAGCGATGCTGAATCCGCCCGTTATGTCGGCGGTATTTGGCTGGAGGAATACGTTTATCACATTGCTCGCGATGCACAACCTGATGACATACGTAATAGCGTTGAAATCACTTGGGATAACAGTAAAAACACTCGCAATGAGTTGGATGTATTACTTACTTACAACAATCGGATGTTGGTCATTGAGTGTAAAACCCTACGGTTGGGGCGCGACTTCCAGAAGGACACTGACATTCTTTATAAAATCGATAGCTTAGGTGATGATCTGCGTGGTTTATTCGGACAAACATGGCTGGTAAGTGCGCGTGAACCCACCCCTCAAATGCAAGATCGCGCTAAAGACAGAAACATTCGTATTATCCATCCTGTGCAGTTAAAAAATCTGCGTCAGGAAATCCAACAATGGATGCAGGCTTACTAA
- the ggt gene encoding gamma-glutamyltransferase, whose translation MQHAKSMHSIIPSWSALTAWLCVAALCLPASLAARQASDTVAPQTTHTLKPQTLVTAKQFMVSTAHPDATQAGYAILKAGGSAVDAAIAVQLVLGLVEPQASGLGGGALMVLWDADKQQMVALDGRETAPQAVTPDLFLDELGEPLQFMDAVVGGRSVGTPGTVALLAHAHANYGKLPWQDLFTAARQLADDGFVVTAHMAEQIADSADSLRTFPATQQYFFTPSGKPLPAGFVRKNPEYAKTLDVIAKQGAKGFYQGEIAQAIVDTVSKAATNPGKLALQDLADYQVKTREVLCVDYRQHEVCGMGPPTSGTVAIGQILGMLSHFDLKKLGADNPQSWRLIGDATRLAFADRGRYLADSDFVAVPVQALLATAYLKERAQALHGEKALDTVAPGDPLPKVSQQWADDAALELPSTSHFVIVDAKGNVVSLTSTIENGFGSRLMTNGFLLNNELTDFSFKAAEDGVPVANRVEAGKRPRSSMSPTIVLKDGKPYMALGSPGGPRIISYVANALIAQLDWSYDIQQAFSMPHRINLFGRYELEEGTSAATMQPALEALGYEVTTSTMTSGLSGVVITPQGLQGAADPRRDGTVLGE comes from the coding sequence ATGCAACACGCTAAATCCATGCATTCCATCATCCCATCGTGGTCAGCACTTACCGCTTGGCTATGCGTCGCCGCCCTATGCCTCCCCGCCTCACTGGCAGCGCGGCAAGCCTCGGATACCGTTGCCCCACAAACCACCCACACGCTCAAGCCGCAAACGCTGGTAACAGCCAAGCAGTTCATGGTGTCAACCGCGCACCCCGACGCGACCCAAGCCGGTTACGCCATCCTCAAAGCGGGTGGTTCGGCGGTGGATGCAGCAATCGCGGTGCAATTAGTGCTGGGTTTGGTCGAGCCACAAGCCTCCGGTTTGGGCGGCGGCGCACTCATGGTGTTATGGGATGCCGACAAACAGCAAATGGTGGCACTGGATGGGCGCGAAACTGCACCGCAAGCCGTGACCCCTGACCTGTTTCTGGATGAACTCGGCGAACCCTTGCAATTTATGGATGCCGTCGTCGGTGGGCGTTCCGTCGGCACACCCGGCACGGTAGCGTTGCTGGCACACGCCCACGCCAATTACGGCAAATTACCTTGGCAAGACCTGTTCACAGCGGCGCGGCAGTTGGCAGATGATGGCTTCGTGGTGACAGCACACATGGCGGAACAAATCGCTGATAGTGCCGACAGTTTGCGCACCTTCCCCGCCACCCAACAGTATTTTTTCACCCCATCCGGCAAGCCCTTGCCCGCCGGATTTGTGCGCAAAAACCCAGAATACGCCAAGACGCTGGATGTCATCGCCAAACAAGGTGCAAAAGGCTTTTACCAAGGCGAGATTGCTCAAGCCATTGTCGATACCGTGAGCAAAGCCGCCACCAACCCCGGCAAGCTGGCACTGCAAGATTTAGCGGATTATCAGGTGAAAACGCGTGAGGTATTGTGCGTGGATTATCGCCAGCATGAAGTCTGCGGCATGGGGCCGCCAACTTCCGGCACGGTGGCGATTGGGCAGATTTTGGGAATGCTCAGCCATTTCGACCTGAAAAAACTGGGGGCGGACAACCCGCAAAGCTGGCGTTTAATCGGTGATGCCACCCGTTTAGCATTCGCGGATCGCGGGCGGTATCTGGCAGACAGCGATTTCGTGGCTGTGCCGGTGCAAGCTTTGCTCGCCACCGCTTACCTGAAAGAGCGTGCGCAGGCGTTGCACGGCGAAAAGGCGTTGGATACGGTTGCCCCCGGCGATCCCCTGCCCAAGGTATCACAGCAATGGGCGGATGATGCCGCGCTGGAATTGCCTTCCACCAGCCATTTCGTGATTGTGGATGCCAAAGGCAATGTGGTGTCGCTGACCAGCACCATTGAAAACGGCTTTGGCTCACGGCTAATGACCAACGGTTTTTTGCTGAACAACGAATTGACCGACTTTTCTTTCAAAGCCGCTGAAGATGGCGTGCCGGTTGCGAATCGGGTGGAAGCAGGCAAACGCCCGCGTTCGTCAATGTCACCAACGATTGTGCTAAAAGATGGCAAGCCGTATATGGCACTGGGTTCACCGGGCGGGCCGCGCATTATCAGTTATGTTGCAAATGCGCTGATTGCGCAACTCGATTGGAGTTACGACATCCAACAGGCTTTCAGTATGCCGCACCGCATCAACCTGTTTGGGCGTTACGAGCTGGAAGAAGGCACGTCTGCCGCCACCATGCAACCCGCACTGGAAGCGTTGGGCTATGAAGTCACCACCAGCACCATGACATCCGGCTTGAGCGGGGTGGTGATTACCCCGCAGGGCTTGCAAGGCGCGGCTGATCCACGTCGGGATGGTACGGTGTTAGGAGAATAA
- a CDS encoding PH domain-containing protein produces the protein MQNLPFSNANVPLADLPDVEQFDWQALSPRYMPINAMLNLLVTLVLLIIWFASEYTLLSAITADYQPLAGWVMLGLIALSVLYNVYGIFADQRVAYALREHDVGFRWGLLFRHTVIQPLTRIQHIELKRGPLERSAGLATLQVFSAGSGTYTFAIPGLPVEQAQGLRQFILQHQDLQHGG, from the coding sequence GTGCAAAATCTACCTTTCAGTAACGCCAACGTGCCATTGGCAGACCTACCCGATGTTGAACAGTTCGACTGGCAGGCACTCTCGCCGCGCTATATGCCGATTAATGCCATGCTAAATCTATTGGTAACGCTGGTATTGCTTATTATCTGGTTCGCCAGTGAATACACCTTGTTGTCTGCCATTACCGCTGATTATCAGCCTTTGGCGGGTTGGGTGATGCTGGGGTTGATCGCCTTGAGCGTGCTTTACAATGTGTATGGCATTTTCGCTGATCAGCGTGTGGCGTATGCCTTGCGTGAGCATGATGTGGGGTTTCGTTGGGGCTTATTGTTTCGGCATACGGTGATTCAGCCGCTGACCCGTATTCAACACATTGAGCTGAAACGCGGCCCGCTTGAGCGCAGTGCGGGGTTGGCAACCTTGCAGGTGTTCAGTGCCGGTAGCGGTACGTATACGTTTGCAATCCCCGGCTTACCTGTCGAGCAGGCGCAAGGCTTGCGGCAGTTTATTTTGCAGCATCAGGATTTACAGCATGGCGGATAA
- the cas1 gene encoding CRISPR-associated endonuclease Cas1, with protein MTTLYIDHKHARLEVEGQTLVARLGEQRQRPVPLALLERVVCLATVQLDTQVLGTLAEHGIAFTIASQRKPQRRALLLGSGHNDARLRLLHYRLAQDTAWRLLFAQQLLSAKFAAHQRLLTAMLQERPDQRKVLSDAQQQLQTQQSQVTQAVNLASLLGMEGAAARAFFSGFAAVLPASLDFNGRKRRPPPDPVNASLSLAYTLLHNRAVQIIHTQGLEPLLGFFHEIYYGRESLASDLIEAWRPHIDGWVWEMFRKQTLRAEHFKRDANGCFLDKAGRQIFFAQLEMRLRPITRALRWQVRDLIRAMQQQEANHA; from the coding sequence ATGACGACATTATACATTGATCATAAACATGCACGTCTCGAAGTGGAGGGGCAAACACTGGTAGCTCGTTTAGGGGAACAGCGTCAACGCCCCGTGCCACTAGCATTATTGGAGCGCGTCGTGTGTCTGGCAACGGTGCAACTCGATACTCAAGTGTTGGGTACTTTGGCCGAACATGGGATTGCTTTTACGATTGCCAGCCAACGTAAACCGCAACGCCGTGCGCTGTTATTGGGGAGCGGTCACAATGATGCACGCCTGCGTTTGCTGCATTACCGGCTGGCGCAAGATACCGCATGGCGTTTGCTGTTTGCGCAACAATTGTTAAGTGCGAAATTTGCCGCACATCAACGTTTGTTGACAGCGATGCTGCAAGAACGCCCCGATCAGCGCAAAGTTCTCAGCGATGCCCAACAGCAATTGCAGACACAACAATCACAGGTAACACAAGCAGTGAACCTAGCCTCGTTGTTGGGTATGGAAGGTGCGGCAGCACGCGCTTTTTTCAGTGGTTTTGCAGCGGTGTTACCTGCTTCGTTGGATTTTAACGGGCGAAAACGCCGCCCACCTCCAGACCCGGTGAATGCATCATTATCGCTGGCGTACACCTTGCTGCATAACCGTGCTGTGCAAATCATCCACACTCAAGGCTTAGAGCCGTTGCTGGGTTTTTTCCACGAAATCTATTACGGGCGTGAATCGTTGGCTTCTGACTTAATTGAGGCGTGGCGACCGCACATTGACGGCTGGGTGTGGGAGATGTTCCGCAAGCAAACTTTACGGGCGGAACATTTCAAACGCGATGCCAATGGCTGTTTTTTGGATAAAGCCGGGCGGCAAATCTTTTTTGCACAATTGGAAATGCGCTTGCGTCCGATAACCCGCGCTCTGCGCTGGCAGGTGCGTGACTTGATCCGTGCGATGCAACAGCAGGAGGCAAACCATGCGTAA
- a CDS encoding PH domain-containing protein codes for MADNALQKLENWQHLSPIALLYFSLQSLQAVFGSVFYLIPLTIFTYRGLQDAPLLTLGAIVLGLGVFAGIAVLRYYFYQFRVTGDTVDIQAGIIQKTQLNLPFERIQNVKLEQPLYYRFTDHVMVQLDTAGSSRDEAQLVALSRSQAEALQHAIYAAHSTTTITQETATTIASDIEEVTETIPNERLLNRRSVGDLLIYGISNNRVWVFLAATTPFWDNALERIGERLETSGIDVVQYFDPTQQSLGWLIVLMVGIALLVVMFMALLSVAGAMLSFFDYSLVQRGERYIQRCGLFTRHEVSMKLSRLQWVQLQQSWLERVFGRCNVRFEQIQAPQAGLADAGRIMVPAVTPQDAQALLAEALPAQRLAEVGFAPINWRFLIRPFLFCLVLVGVSQWLLRPDSPLLANVALLLGVWIGLLSVLRWRRWGYALDSQFLYIRKGLIGVNYYCLPIFKVQQVSYTQSWWLQRHELCHVRLVFASGAQGVPFIPWAVGKRIVNDGLYQAESSGRSWM; via the coding sequence ATGGCGGATAATGCGCTGCAAAAGCTGGAAAATTGGCAGCATTTATCACCGATTGCGTTGCTGTATTTCAGTCTGCAAAGTTTGCAGGCGGTGTTTGGCAGTGTGTTTTACCTCATTCCACTCACCATTTTTACGTATCGGGGCTTGCAAGATGCGCCACTGCTGACGTTGGGCGCGATAGTGCTTGGCTTGGGGGTGTTCGCGGGTATTGCGGTGTTGCGCTATTATTTTTACCAGTTTCGGGTAACGGGCGACACGGTGGATATTCAGGCGGGGATTATTCAAAAAACCCAGCTCAACCTGCCTTTCGAGCGCATTCAGAATGTGAAACTGGAGCAGCCTTTGTATTACCGCTTCACCGATCATGTGATGGTGCAGTTGGATACCGCTGGTTCGAGTCGCGACGAGGCGCAGCTTGTTGCTTTGTCGCGTTCACAAGCGGAAGCGTTGCAGCACGCCATTTATGCGGCGCATTCAACTACCACGATTACCCAAGAGACCGCCACTACGATTGCCAGCGACATTGAGGAGGTGACAGAGACAATCCCCAACGAACGCTTATTGAATCGGCGCAGTGTCGGCGATTTACTGATTTATGGGATTAGCAATAATCGGGTGTGGGTGTTTTTGGCAGCAACGACACCGTTTTGGGATAACGCGCTGGAGCGGATTGGTGAACGGCTGGAAACGTCGGGCATTGATGTGGTGCAGTATTTTGACCCGACGCAGCAGTCGCTGGGGTGGTTGATTGTGCTGATGGTGGGCATTGCCTTGTTGGTGGTGATGTTCATGGCGTTGTTATCGGTGGCGGGCGCGATGTTGAGCTTTTTTGATTACAGCTTGGTGCAGCGTGGTGAGCGTTATATCCAACGGTGTGGTTTGTTTACGCGCCACGAAGTGAGTATGAAACTGTCGCGCTTGCAATGGGTGCAGTTGCAGCAAAGTTGGTTGGAGCGGGTGTTTGGGCGTTGCAATGTGCGCTTTGAGCAAATTCAAGCGCCGCAGGCAGGTTTGGCGGATGCGGGGCGAATTATGGTTCCCGCCGTTACGCCGCAGGATGCGCAAGCATTGTTGGCGGAGGCGTTGCCAGCGCAGCGTTTAGCCGAGGTGGGGTTTGCGCCGATTAACTGGCGGTTTTTAATCCGACCGTTTTTGTTCTGTCTTGTGTTGGTCGGGGTGTCGCAATGGCTGTTGCGCCCTGATTCGCCGCTCTTGGCAAATGTTGCGTTACTGCTTGGGGTTTGGATCGGCTTGCTGAGCGTGTTGCGTTGGCGACGCTGGGGGTATGCGCTGGATAGTCAGTTTCTGTATATCCGCAAAGGGCTGATTGGGGTGAATTATTACTGCCTGCCGATTTTTAAGGTGCAGCAGGTGAGCTATACGCAAAGCTGGTGGTTGCAGCGCCATGAGCTGTGTCATGTGCGGCTGGTGTTTGCATCGGGTGCTCAGGGCGTGCCGTTTATCCCCTGGGCGGTGGGTAAGCGTATTGTGAATGACGGCTTGTATCAGGCGGAAAGTAGTGGGCGGAGTTGGATGTAG
- the cas2 gene encoding CRISPR-associated endonuclease Cas2, translating to MSHRRLPHIVAYDIADHKRLGRVHRYLKKIALPLQYSVFLIELDDARREKLLAQLSQRIHPKQDDIRIYPLPDNPEWVALGKALWGDGILLTGIKLPAQLRYNDEAL from the coding sequence ATGAGCCACCGCCGTTTACCACACATTGTTGCTTATGATATTGCCGACCACAAGCGTTTGGGACGGGTACACCGTTATCTGAAAAAGATTGCCCTGCCATTGCAATATTCGGTGTTTCTGATTGAATTAGATGATGCTCGCCGCGAAAAACTACTGGCACAACTGAGTCAACGCATCCACCCCAAACAAGATGACATCCGCATCTATCCGCTGCCTGATAACCCTGAATGGGTGGCACTGGGCAAAGCCTTATGGGGTGATGGTATTTTGCTCACCGGCATAAAACTACCGGCACAGTTACGCTATAACGATGAGGCATTATAG
- a CDS encoding YqaA family protein: MADNAAMDYLLLFTSALLAATLIPAQSEAVLVGLLLNGQSAFWLLIAVATLGNTLGSVINWWLGRYLEHFQDKRWFPVKAASLARAQQWFQRYGWGVLLLSWLPVIGDPLTVVAGVMRMRLLPFVAVVAVAKGGRYGVLAWVVL, encoded by the coding sequence TTGGCAGATAATGCCGCGATGGATTATCTGCTGCTGTTCACGTCGGCGTTACTCGCCGCTACCTTGATTCCCGCGCAATCGGAAGCCGTGCTCGTTGGGTTATTGCTCAACGGGCAGAGTGCGTTTTGGCTGTTGATTGCGGTGGCGACGTTGGGCAATACGCTGGGTTCGGTGATTAACTGGTGGCTGGGGCGTTATCTGGAACACTTTCAGGATAAACGCTGGTTTCCGGTGAAGGCGGCAAGCTTGGCGCGGGCGCAACAGTGGTTTCAGCGTTATGGGTGGGGGGTGTTGTTACTGAGTTGGTTGCCGGTCATCGGTGATCCGCTGACGGTGGTGGCGGGGGTGATGCGGATGCGGTTGCTGCCGTTTGTAGCGGTGGTGGCAGTGGCGAAGGGCGGGCGGTATGGGGTGTTGGCGTGGGTGGTGCTTTAG